A single window of Flavobacterium sp. 140616W15 DNA harbors:
- a CDS encoding OmpH family outer membrane protein, translating to MKKALVIIALSISVVACNKPAEVKEVKTAYVDTSVLMKEYTEAKDLEAKYKAQAEEKGRQLQAEITRFKQDAANFQSQAQANGQAWAQQRGAELQKREQQLGYAQQALAQQLQQESGAEMDSLVTGVKKFIKNYGKEKGYAYIYGTGDAASILYAEDKFDITKEIVKALNDNYKAGTKLDTKTDAKAKDSAAVKK from the coding sequence ATGAAAAAAGCATTAGTAATTATCGCACTTTCGATTTCAGTAGTTGCTTGTAATAAACCAGCAGAAGTTAAGGAAGTAAAAACAGCTTACGTTGATACTTCAGTTTTAATGAAAGAGTACACTGAAGCAAAAGATTTAGAAGCTAAATACAAAGCACAAGCAGAGGAAAAAGGTAGACAGCTTCAAGCGGAGATTACTCGTTTCAAACAAGATGCTGCTAATTTTCAAAGCCAAGCACAAGCCAATGGTCAAGCATGGGCGCAACAAAGAGGTGCTGAGTTACAAAAAAGAGAACAACAATTGGGATATGCTCAACAAGCATTAGCTCAACAATTGCAACAAGAAAGTGGTGCAGAAATGGATTCTTTAGTTACAGGAGTTAAAAAATTCATCAAGAATTACGGTAAAGAAAAAGGGTACGCTTATATTTACGGTACTGGAGATGCCGCATCGATTTTATATGCAGAAGACAAATTTGATATCACAAAAGAGATTGTTAAAGCTTTGAACGATAACTACAAAGCTGGTACAAAACTAGATACTAAAACTGACGCTAAAGCAAAAGACTCAGCAGCAGTTAAAAAATAA
- a CDS encoding helix-turn-helix domain-containing protein, whose translation MQNISEAAAYTLQFINQTQRSVFLTGKAGTGKTTLLREIIETTHKNTVVVAPTGIAALNAGGVTIHSMFQLPFAGFIPDNSSPQFSETTKFETKATLRRHFKMNNVKRAVIRNMELLVIDEVSMLRADLLDAMDFMMQTVRKNSYPFGGVQVLFIGDLLQLPPVIRDEEWRTLRTYYRGKFFFHSHVIQQNPPLYIELSKIFRQTDDSFISVLNNLRNNQITPQDIQSLNQYVQPDFDLKNNPGYITLTTHNAKADTINNQAINDLKVKMNNYFPDIVGDFPEKIYPLDPNLQLKVGAQVMFVKNDLSFDKNYFNGKMGVIKSLSSQEIMVHFPEEDKTIEVEKYEWQNIRYKVDEMTQEIEEEVLGTFVQYPIKLAWAITVHKSQGLTFDKAALDVSQVFLPGQAYVALSRLRSLNGLILLSPLRMNGISNDQDVMDYALNKASEELLKNSLHFETKNFIHKYLANSFDWADLAQEWRNHQYSYNDKSENSQKAKHASWAKKQALIIESLVDPAKKFIVQLNRIFNNETVDLIHVSERIEAAYSYFMKPMDELVDELLYKMEEIQRAKKMKAFYDELNLLEELQTKAVLRLFKARLLIKTVVAGETISKEKLTSPEIKNYRSKKTTTIQENFKNKNSDLIDDDEPIRRYSAKTTKEKTVKKSTVEETYELWLEKNSISEIATIRKLTTQTIESHFVKLIQEKKIKVEDVLSPDKITALTEAFQFYKEESLTGLKEQHGEKFTWDELRMFKASLN comes from the coding sequence ATGCAAAATATTTCCGAAGCCGCAGCTTACACATTACAGTTTATTAATCAAACGCAACGTTCCGTTTTTCTTACAGGTAAAGCTGGAACTGGTAAAACTACTTTATTGCGTGAAATTATTGAAACTACTCACAAAAATACTGTTGTTGTTGCACCCACTGGAATTGCAGCGTTAAATGCTGGAGGTGTGACAATTCACTCCATGTTTCAGCTACCATTTGCTGGATTTATTCCGGATAATTCCTCTCCACAATTTTCTGAAACAACTAAGTTTGAAACGAAAGCAACTTTGCGCAGGCATTTTAAAATGAATAATGTAAAGCGTGCAGTTATTAGAAATATGGAGCTTTTAGTTATAGATGAAGTAAGTATGTTGCGTGCCGATTTACTTGATGCTATGGACTTTATGATGCAAACCGTTCGTAAGAATAGTTATCCATTTGGCGGTGTTCAGGTTTTATTTATTGGCGATTTATTACAATTGCCTCCTGTAATTCGTGATGAAGAATGGAGAACTTTGAGAACGTATTACCGTGGAAAATTCTTTTTTCATTCGCATGTAATTCAACAAAACCCGCCTTTGTATATTGAATTATCTAAAATTTTCCGCCAGACAGATGATTCGTTTATTTCGGTATTGAATAATTTGAGAAACAACCAGATTACACCACAAGACATTCAGAGTTTGAATCAGTATGTTCAGCCTGATTTTGACTTAAAAAATAACCCAGGTTATATAACGCTTACTACGCATAATGCTAAAGCTGATACAATTAATAATCAGGCAATCAATGATTTAAAAGTAAAAATGAATAATTATTTTCCTGATATTGTAGGTGATTTCCCTGAGAAAATATACCCACTTGATCCAAATCTTCAACTTAAAGTTGGGGCTCAGGTTATGTTTGTTAAGAATGATTTGTCTTTTGATAAAAATTATTTCAATGGTAAAATGGGTGTAATTAAATCTCTTTCGAGCCAGGAAATCATGGTTCATTTTCCAGAAGAAGATAAAACCATTGAAGTTGAAAAATACGAATGGCAAAATATTCGTTACAAAGTTGACGAAATGACTCAGGAAATAGAGGAGGAGGTTCTGGGAACTTTTGTGCAATATCCGATCAAACTTGCATGGGCAATTACGGTTCATAAAAGCCAAGGTTTGACTTTTGACAAAGCTGCGCTCGATGTATCGCAAGTTTTTCTTCCCGGACAGGCATATGTCGCATTATCGCGTTTACGTTCTTTAAACGGGCTTATTTTGCTTTCTCCGCTACGTATGAATGGTATTTCTAACGATCAAGATGTAATGGATTATGCTTTGAATAAAGCTTCGGAAGAATTATTGAAGAACTCACTGCACTTTGAAACAAAGAATTTTATTCATAAGTATTTGGCTAACAGTTTTGATTGGGCTGATCTTGCTCAAGAATGGCGCAATCATCAATACAGCTATAATGATAAATCTGAAAATTCTCAAAAAGCCAAACATGCCAGTTGGGCTAAAAAGCAAGCTTTGATAATTGAATCACTTGTTGATCCAGCAAAAAAATTCATCGTTCAGTTAAACAGGATTTTTAATAATGAAACGGTTGATTTAATACATGTTTCTGAACGGATAGAGGCAGCCTACAGTTATTTCATGAAACCTATGGATGAATTGGTTGATGAGCTTTTGTATAAAATGGAAGAAATTCAGCGTGCAAAAAAAATGAAAGCATTTTATGATGAATTAAATTTATTGGAAGAATTGCAGACTAAAGCTGTTTTACGCCTATTTAAAGCCCGTTTATTGATCAAAACTGTTGTTGCGGGTGAAACTATATCAAAAGAGAAATTAACTTCGCCAGAGATTAAAAATTACAGGTCAAAGAAAACAACAACTATTCAAGAAAATTTTAAAAATAAAAATAGTGACTTAATTGATGATGATGAGCCAATTAGGCGTTATTCTGCTAAGACAACGAAAGAGAAAACAGTTAAAAAATCGACTGTAGAAGAGACGTATGAATTATGGCTTGAAAAAAACTCTATTTCGGAAATTGCTACTATTCGTAAACTGACTACTCAAACAATTGAATCTCATTTTGTAAAATTGATTCAAGAGAAAAAGATTAAGGTTGAAGATGTTTTATCTCCGGATAAAATTACTGCATTAACTGAAGCTTTTCAGTTCTACAAAGAAGAATCGCTTACGGGTTTGAAAGAACAACATGGAGAAAAATTTACTTGGGATGAATTGCGAATGTTTAAAGCAAGTTTGAATTAA